Proteins encoded in a region of the Oscarella lobularis chromosome 17, ooOscLobu1.1, whole genome shotgun sequence genome:
- the LOC136197578 gene encoding piggyBac transposable element-derived protein 4-like, producing MIKYKGRSKFKQYVPAKPIKYGFKSFYICDSLNGYTFDFQIYKGKENGTVQHGLGAQVVLDLCAPLLGKNYHVDCDNFFSSPYIANALAEKNTFFIGTCRTNRKGVPDAVKGVFRKKETPRGESVGAWAVDERGQVIIPKIRCMMWMDKQPVGLINTIAPPNVFTTVERRQPDGTRKNITCPVAVKLYNSFMGGVDLADNLRKLCESSRKSKRWYMRIFWYTVEVAIINSFVIMKEVNVSGRTDQPALQPQGAREKKIFQ from the exons ATGATAAAATATAAGGGAAGATCGAAGTTCAAACAATACGTTCCTGCAAAGCCGATAAAATACGGCTTCAAATCGTTTTACAT TTGTGATTCCCTCAACGGTTACACGTTTGATTTCCAAATTTACAAGGGCAAGGAGAACGGAACGGTGCAGCATGGACTTGGAGCACAAGTCGTTTTAGACTTGTGTGCCCCTCTTTTAG GGAAAAATTATCACGTAGATTgtgataattttttctccagtCCGTATATAGCTAATGCTCTTGCTGAGAAAAACACCTTTTTCATTGGAACGTGCAGAACAAACCGAAAAGGAGTGCCAGATGCGGTCAAAGGAGTCTTTCGCAAGAAAGAAACACCGAGAGGAGAATCGGTTGGCGCTTGGGCAGTGGATGAAAGAGGCCAGGTTATCATACCTAAAATCCGCTGTATGATGTGGATGGATAAGCAGCCGGTGGGGTTGATAAACACCATCGCCCCACCGAACGTCTTCACCACTGTTGAGCGCCGCCAACCCGATGGCACACGTAAGAATATCACATGTCCTGTAGCCGTGAAGCTATACAATAGTTTCATGGGGGGGGTTGATCTCGCCGACAACCTGAGGAAGCTTTGTGAAAGTTCGCGCAAATCAAAAAGGTGGTACATGCGCATATTCTGGTACACGGTGGAAGTGGCGATAATCAATAGCTTCGTTATCATGAAAGAAGTCAATG TTAGCGGACGAACTGATCAACCAGCACTGCAGCCGCAAGGAGCGAGGGAGAAAAAGATCTTTCAATGA